One Falsihalocynthiibacter arcticus DNA segment encodes these proteins:
- a CDS encoding peptidoglycan-binding domain-containing protein produces MTIDDRRKLQERLTARGFDTGGSDGVIGPKSRDAIRDYQRSVGLSMTGEPSLELLRRLG; encoded by the coding sequence ATGACGATTGATGATCGCCGCAAACTACAGGAACGCTTGACCGCACGGGGGTTTGACACGGGCGGAAGTGATGGCGTCATTGGTCCCAAATCCCGCGACGCCATTCGGGATTATCAACGCAGCGTTGGCCTGTCGATGACGGGCGAACCGTCGTTAGAACTCCTCCGACGGCTCGGATAA